The Branchiostoma floridae strain S238N-H82 chromosome 1, Bfl_VNyyK, whole genome shotgun sequence sequence TCTGGAGAAATGTCACTCCCTTCTCCTCATAAAGGGCCTGTTGTGTAACATCACATAATAATGAAACCCTGGCCTCATCTTCTATATTGGgtgcatactagtatgtcaaTTTATGATGAACAAGGAGGGCAATGCCATAGGCCACAGAGAAAATACTGGCAAGACAACAGGGAGTAGATGTCCCTAAACCATAACTTAACAGGCTTTCATGGGAGTACTGTACAAGTAAAATCATTACCCATGCCATAAGTATCTCTTACCTTACACTTGTCACAGGTGCAGAGTTTTGCTCTCCAGCCCTGAGGCCAGAACACGGCGTGGTCCCCAACAGTCACTCCCCTGTCCTGTAGGTCCTGCAGCGCACACTCTGTTTTCGAGTCTGCCGCTGACCCTGAGGTTCCACTGGTGGACGAACCCTCACAGGCAGCATCTGTAGCAGCACCTTCCTCCTTCTTCACAGCGGGCAGTTTCACTCCATTCAGTCCCTCTTTGTCATCAGCTGACTCATGTGAAGCAGTCACACCGTCAGGGCTGTTGGCTGTTACAGCTGTGGCAGTCTTACTTCCAACTTCTTGAGCAGCTGTGTCTCCTGCACCTTGTAGAGCCTTACTTCCACTGGGACTGGTGCTCACAGACTCAACATCTACTGCACCTGGGGTTTCCTCCTTCTTCACAACTGTAGTTTCTACACACAAATTACAGCAAGTATAAGACTTAGTATTGTTTTGAAGATTAAAGAAAGCAGGAGGTGACAACTAGACGGAcccctgtttttttaaataaatgcaATGGGatctttaatgtgctcgaggtgtgtctctcctcaaacacagaacTCTAGCTTTATGTTCCTGATTGAAACTTGGTACTCATTGGACCCTGATAGGGATTCAAActctttagattctaagtcactATGGTGCATGCAGATGAAGTAACTCACCGATGCTATGCACTGTGTAGGCCCAGAGGAAGCTGCACCTCTTCATGCAGGCCCCACATATCATCTCCTGGTAGCTGACCGAAGTAGGAGGGCTGCAGGACAGGTGACGCCCGTGGTACCAGTCTTCACAAACCACGCACTGGATCATCTCATCCTCTATCTGTGCGGGAAAAAAAGCTCAGAAAAGCGAAGACAAACCTCTGGTGACCAACTCTAGTAACACGTAGTAAGCATACCTCACATGTGAGCCAATATGTTCCTCTTAATTGGCATAATAAACAACAAACGAGAATGTGATCCAAACTCAATACCACAAATGATCCCTAAAAATTTCTGTAGTGATTGAGTACAAGGGCTCCACAAGTATTTGTGGACCTGTGCCATTTTTACGCACCTCATCATCAGGGTCTGGATAGGGCCGATCACAGATGCAGTACAGGCCGTGGAAGTTATGGTTGTACTTGTTGTCTGTGTTGACAGGTGCTTTGCTCTGCAGGTACACAaggttaatacatgtatgtcctgttAATAGAATACTACACAATAATAGATAATGGCCACCACCTGTCACAAAATATGGCAATGGGAACTTCATTAATAAGACACAGATAGTAAGACCAGAGTTCTTTCTGAATTTGATTTATGAGTTAAAGACTTGTTATTCAAAAAGCTTCAGAATGTGATTTCTTTTCAACTGTACTACTGTATTCAGTATTCATCCAGTAAATGGGTATCCCATATAATACCCAGCCTTGCTCAGCTTTAGTTGGTTCCCAAAAGTCTCTTGGCGCGATGCCATAGTTAAAGACCAGTCTAGAATGTACAACTCAACAAGGCTAATATCAAAGACTAAAGGATGGCTTCCTTCTGCGTAAGAGATTGTGCAGCCCACTCACTGGATCCAGCTTGCATTTATTCTCAGGAAACTTGCTGTTGCCACAGTCACACTTGAAGTTCCTGCagacaataaaatacaaaaaaggTCAGTGTTATTGGTGGTAGCATGTCTTCAAACCTGAATCATTTGTTTCATTGAATGATCCctaaatctgtatctgtatatatgtatatataatagcCCTTCAGTGCAATATACCAGCTGAAGTGCTTCAGTTCCTTGCAAGGATGTAATGCtactaatacatgtaacgttatcattacAGGTGAAGAAAGTATTCATCCACAGACTTTCAAGAGAATCGTCAAATCTGACCTTCACATTTTCACCCTCAGAGCTGTTTTTCAATAAATACATTTTAGGTAAATTGAAACAATAGCCATCTTGATGTGATTCAATGTATTTACCATGATGTCACTTAGCCTAGATGTCAGCCTATAGCTTAGGTTCCCTCCCTCTAATGGCTACCCTGCCAACAAGGCTCAgtatccatacatgtatgttctgttGGCAGGATAGCAAtcaaacaaagctaacaagcCTGGCATCAAGGCTAGATGTTGATCTCCTAGCAGATCAAGACAAGGGACTGTGTGATCAGATCTTGGGCCCAGGCAAAAACTGATTCTGCTGGGTTATAAGCTAGGACCTGCTTCATACCTGGATTCACAAATCTGGATTCTGGTATGCCTAGATCGATTCCAAAGGTGGATTAAGTGTGCGCAGCTAAACTTCCCATTAGAACCAGATGGGACCATTCCTACCAGGTTTTGCAAATCAGGATCAACCCCATGCCTGGATGAGCCCTGAATCTTGCATCCTTGTATGAACAGGGTAAGATGCATGTTTACCTTTTAGTGTACAGCTCGTACAGTTCATGTCCCTCATGGCACTCGTAGCTGCAGGCCAGACAGATGCCGGCAGGGTCCATCACCTCAGGTGTGCAAGTGCCACAGGCGTACAGAGCCTGTCTGGAGAGGTAGCCCTGGGGAACAACGGGAGGGCACGGTTGGGGACATCTGATGCCTGATGGTCACCCGGATAAGATCTAGCCTCCTTAGCAGGCTATACAAGTTAGGCTTTAAAGTTTAATCAATAAACTTAACATTTCAATATCAAAACCTTCACCATGAAGGTTACGTGTTCATGCTTATTTCGTCCGTAGAACTAAACACATACTGTACTAGTAATTTTACCTAGAGATAGGCTATACAAATTATGAACCAGACCATCTTCTTTCCAAAATTGTTTTGGAACATAATTTTATTTCCTTTTCAATTACTTATTATACAACTAGGGCATCTTTTATAACCATTAACAATGAGGATATCTAACCAAAACCGATCTTGATAACACATAAAGTTGTATCGTAAACTACATATCTGCGAGGGCTTTGTTCTAGAACTGAATGGTTGACAGCCATTGTCATATGGTTATGCGGACCggtggaagaagaaaaaggggAAAACGAAAGACGAGGTTTACCTGGATGTAGGTACAGTGCTGGTCATCGCTACCACCCAGGACTGCCGAAGCAGCCTCCTCTAGTTCCTCATCTTCCTCCAGGACGTCCAGCATGGAAACTCCTTCCTGCTCCTCGTCTTGGTCGACCTGAGAGAAGGGCCGCTTGGTGCCAGAACTTCCCGCCTCCGCCATGTTGTGGTGACGGAATGGTGCGCggggggtcaggggtcaacagCTGATAAAAACCCCGCGAAATTATCATCCTAATCATCTGGGAGCTGGAGCGGCTTAGGACCCACACAGGATCCAACATTTATCTCCGAAACTACGGAATTTCAGAAATGGTAAGCAGATTTGCCCCTGTTTTATCATTACTGTGCAATGATTTGCTCAGCCCCGTATCAATTTGGATTCTCTATTGTTCATTTCTATCGAAATATGTGAAATATGAATTTGTATTGAGTGTGAAATTCCTCTGTACTGTAGATATGCGCAAGGCGAATATTAGTATGGCGCCGCGTATAATATATACAGATATATTCGTATTTATAGATGTGTATACATTTGGTCGACTATATTTTTAAGGTCAGCTTCAAGGTTGGATATCAGCTGTCCTGAATAGCGGAGCTCATGTGGAGTCAGTCTAGACCACGAGGCAAACTCACACCAAGGAGTCTATATGGAGACTAAAACCTCCTAGCTCATGATCAGTGTGGTCAAATTATCAGCGCTAGTGCGAATAAACAGACTGCGTGTTAATTTTTGTGTACTTATGATCACCTTGAAAGCGAATTTGTTTTGTCATTCATGGTTGGTTTATTGTATCAAATACAAGTTTGCATGTCATTGATAAACATAACAAGCAATTTTTTTGCCGTTATTACACTGTATGTTGTGTAGATGTAAGAATCTTAAGGATCTTATTACAATGCAAAGGCTTAAATTACACAAGCTAATGCAATTAtgaaaatttgaagatgaagattaatctccaagcagatccaccgtggcgtaatatagtatcaaacccactgTAGGTGCCCGTTTGGCTCACTTGGGCTGGCTatgctccttggccagctttgatactatcttatggcaccgtaggatctgcttggagattacattaaGATATCATTGATTTGTGGGTACATGAAAGTGTCAGTGCCTATCATTTACAACTACCTTAAATATCACAAAATggtaaatacatttaatataTAATATGTTTAGCCATATTGTCAATGAAATGACACATCTGAAATAGAAGAGGTCATTCACAGCTTAGTCAATTCAAGCCCAAAGAGCTTGCTCAGAGATGTAAATTAAGGGTATGCTGtttcataaagaaataaaaatgacgAAAAAGTAATTGCAGAATTGCAATCAGACATAATAGTCTGAGATCATAGAGCTGCATcagattttgattttgattttgttatatgcataatagaaaaaataatttcTCAAACAAAAATTTTTCAGTATGActccatcctcctatgcagggacatccaacagtgaAACCGCCtctctggatgtaccctgctttctcaaccgtcactgtTAGTTCCTGTGGATGCCCCgccaccccccctcccccactccaaaccagctatcagccaatcagagaataggcctctttgttttcaaaagcgGTCTCGCATATATAGGGTaatctcattaatatttataagcagggcggtcaggaacggagggtgacggttgagaaagcagggtacatccagacaagCGGtctcgccgttggatgtccctgcgtaggagcaTGTCTGACTTATGAGGTCATTTAAGGTGTGTCATATATATACTGCCAATACTATACGGGATGTTGTGTCTGCCTGCCAGAATTTAAGTAGTGTGAATGAAAACCCTTACAAAACCACTCAGTTGCGATGACCTTGCTGAGCCCCTGTCATCTAGAGCTGGAACTACTTCTACATTTGTGAAGTAATCATGATCAGTGAAAAAGGATTCACTCGTTCACAAATCAACAGACAAATGCATTTGTTTCTTGCCCACTATTCATAATATCAAATTAGATATCTATGTTGCATGATACAGATAACATAATCAAATCTGTGATAAATGTTGACACTTATTAAGTATGATGTGTGAATGGACCATTTTGCTAATTGCTTGTCAACAGAGATTCTCAACATTTTGAGGTCATCAAGAAAGAGCTCTTGCTTAGGCTGATGCTAATGGCTTATGCCGATGTTTGTGTGTAGctgcaaaaaacaaacacaaaaaaaacacacatctTAGTGACACATGATTGATTCTGACGAAGAACAGCATAGAGACATCCTCGTGAAAAATTATTGACTTGAAAAACCACTTTGGTGATGAATGACCTTTTTGAGCAGAGAGTGTGCAAATCTAAGAGTCACCCTGGGCATTTTGGAATAAAGCACGTAAGCCACCGGATTTGCACAAGCCACAATTTTCAGCTAAGAGGGGACAGCGTAATGGTAAGAAACTTCATTTCTTTTGCTTTACTCACTTTGTCAAGATGTGTTAAATACATAATGGGAGGTGCCCTAACATGGCTAACTCATGGCtttccatcactagttgcctgagagtggtcaactTCTGATGACTGACTTTTGACACATTCATCTGAAGACCACACTTAGATAAGAAATCTATTCAtatggttcatgaacccttccTGTTGCtcgttacaagcggcaaacaccgtgagacatttttgtaaatgtacaGTACCTTCTAATTTTGTGCTatgctggacagtgtgccttaACATGGTAtgcttttttaaattttgctcGCTTCTGAAGGTAGCGATGAATTTAAACACACAGAAATACAAATTTAATTTTAAGATTTCtcttagctttcttttgacatttaAATCGTGACTATGTTCTTCTTGCCTCACGTGAAGAGGGCTGTGTCGAGCACAATTCAGTTGTTTTCACAGGAAATGGGCTTAATTGTGCACTGATTGTGACTGCCCGACTAACAGAACTAATACGAAAAATGACActgccaacatcaacaaaactgtcTTATTATTGGTAAATATCTTTGACATCTCTATATAGAGTTTTATTTTTATAGACATTaggaatcatttgttagagttgGGGGATCTCTATTCTGCCACCTTTACGGCTTTATTTCTTAATATGTGTATGGCAGTTGTGTGGCTGCTTGCTAGAGTTTGTATAGTTGAgggacacgagccgccaatacgcagagacTGGTGACAGTAGTGATTCGGCACTtccaaaacatgaaaaatatgaagtgaatatgttaaagtatattttgaatgcaaaaacagctgtgtgcatggacttggatTATTTACCTTCCAAGCAGAATaaacagtggcaacaaacatggTGTACTTAATAAATGCATAAAATCGGTGCCATCTTAGGTCACCTCCCATTTAAGGTAACCCTATTTAACTATAAATCAGGTATAAATTCAATATGTGTTGTACTCTGCAAGACACTCAATATGGCATTTAAAGTAAAAGTATGTCTATGTTTGAGGTTGTTCTGCTGCTTACCTGTTTTCATTACCTGGCAGATATAAGAAATTGTTTTTTCAAACAACAATTTTTAGGCCATGGCAAGTTCCCTTATGTGCTTTACACTGCGCCTGGGTCCTGGTGTGGAGATCCAGTCTGCACTGCAGAAGTTTGTACAAGAGAAGGGACTCAAGGCACCATTTGTTATGACATGTGTCGGCAGTGTTTCCGCGGCTAAACTGCGACTGGCAAAAGCCATAGGAGATAAACCTGGTGCTGGAAAGCACGAGGTAGGCAGGATTGTGGTCCTTTAGAGGAGGCCTGCAAGGAATCCAAGTGTTATATATCTCTGTGTCAAGGATTTCTGATGGGCTTGTGGTTTGGTGTGCTCAAGGACTGTGCTGTATGTGTGCCACTTAGTTTAGGCTGGGCGATGTATAAAAGGTACATGATGCATGTATAATCATGTAGCACTAGAGAAAAACAATGACTCCAGAATTAAGGTACTTTGGTGCAAATGGGAATAATGGTGGGAGCTCATCACTGTCAGacttttagtattcatttcctACCTAAGGAAAAAAATCGGTACCTAACCACGTAGTCATAATTCGATACTTTCGGACATTTATTCCATAGATCATTGAGCTGGATGAACGTTACGAGATAGTATCGTTGGTGGGTACCCTGAATGATGGCACTCATCTACATGTCTCATTGGCTGACAAGGATGGGGCTATTGTTGGTGGCCACGTGATGGGGAACCTGACCGTCTTCACCACAGCGGAGATTGTGATCGGAGAGAGCAGCCTGGAAACCTACGGTCGGGTGATGGAGGAGAGTACGGGCCACCCGCAACTCGTGGTCAACAAGAGGCTGAACCAGAAACTGTGATCTAAAGTCTAGCAGCATCAGCCATATCCATATAAATATATAGGATGGCATCTATCTAGAGTATTTGAGTGGGGAGGGAATTTCCTTATGTCCTCATCAAAAATAGATTTTGTAGGGCAATATACCTACATTGaatatctataacgttatattaccagtagtacatgtactatatgtcAGGCTTGGGTGAAGCTATTGTGGAAAGGTGGAATTCACAGGATGACAGGATCAAAGTAATggtcttattttttgtttctccACTACCCATTTATCTGAATTGCAATGTTATACAAGTAATGTTAGATGTTACGTTACATAGTTAACACTAACACTGACTTTGAATAAACTTATA is a genomic window containing:
- the LOC118429817 gene encoding putative E3 ubiquitin-protein ligase UBR7, translating into MAEAGSSGTKRPFSQVDQDEEQEGVSMLDVLEEDEELEEAASAVLGGSDDQHCTYIQGYLSRQALYACGTCTPEVMDPAGICLACSYECHEGHELYELYTKRNFKCDCGNSKFPENKCKLDPSKAPVNTDNKYNHNFHGLYCICDRPYPDPDDEIEDEMIQCVVCEDWYHGRHLSCSPPTSVSYQEMICGACMKRCSFLWAYTVHSIETTVVKKEETPGAVDVESVSTSPSGSKALQGAGDTAAQEVGSKTATAVTANSPDGVTASHESADDKEGLNGVKLPAVKKEEGAATDAACEGSSTSGTSGSAADSKTECALQDLQDRGVTVGDHAVFWPQGWRAKLCTCDKCKALYEEKGVTFLQNEGDTVLAYEQRGQTGQPQGSTYEKGMEEFSKINRIQQVEVLHGYNDMKDNLRDYLKTFAEQGKVVTESDIREFFMRMQDRRRQQGAGVQFNCR
- the LOC118429833 gene encoding bifunctional protein GlmU-like isoform X2 — protein: MNDLFEQRVCKSKSHPGHFGIKHVSHRICTSHNFQLRGDSVMAMASSLMCFTLRLGPGVEIQSALQKFVQEKGLKAPFVMTCVGSVSAAKLRLAKAIGDKPGAGKHEIIELDERYEIVSLVGTLNDGTHLHVSLADKDGAIVGGHVMGNLTVFTTAEIVIGESSLETYGRVMEESTGHPQLVVNKRLNQKL